The Rhodoferax ferrireducens T118 DNA segment ACCGACCTGTCCCAGCTCATGCTCTACACCGCGCTCAAAACCGTTCATCTCTTGTCCATCATCGTCTGGATTGGCGGCATGGTGTTTGCCCAATTCTTTTTGCGCCCCGCGCTGAGCCAATTGGAGTCGCCGCAGCGCATCCGGTTGATGCAGGACGTGCTGGGCCGCTTCTTTGATGCCGTGCTGGTCGCAGCCGCCTTGACGCTGGGCAGCGGCATCTGGATGATCGGCCGGATGGCGCGGCAAATGGCGCAATCGGGCGTCAAGTTCAATATGCCGCTTGAATGGATGGTGATGGCGACCTTGGGCCTGTTGATGATGCTGATTTTTGGCCATATTCGCTTTGTCCTTTTCGTGCGCCTGTCGCGTGCGGTGACGGCCGCCGCCTGGCCTGCGGGCGGCGCAGTGCTGGCCAGCATTCGCACCTGGGTGATGGTGAATCTGGTGCTTGGCGTGCTGATCGTGGTGGTCACGCTGCTGGGCCTGTCGCTCTGATATTCCCGCATGAACCCTGACGCGCAACAACTCTGGCGGGCGCCGCGCTGGGCGCTGGCGGTGCTGCTGGCGGTGCTGGGCATGCTGGGACCGTTCTCGATTGACACCTATATACCGGCTTTTTCCGGCATCGCCCAATCGCTGGGCGCGACGCCGGTGCAGATGCAGCAAACGCTCTCGGCCTACCTGTTCGGCTTTGCTTTCATGAGCCTGTTTCACGGCGCGATTTCCGATAGCGTGGGGCGCCGACCGGTGGTGTTGTGGGGCCTGGCGGCCTTCACGCTGGCCTCCATGGGCTGCGCCCTGTCGCAAAGCATTGGCCAGTTGGTGTTCTTTCGGGCCGTGCAGGGCCTGACCACGGGCGCCGGCATTGTGGTCTCAAGAGCCGTCGTGCGTGACATGTTTGCGCCGGCGCAGGCACAAAAGGTGATGAGCCAGATCACCATTTATTTCGGCGTGGCGCCGGCCATTGCGCCCATCATTGGTGGCACCCTGTTTGTGCACTTGGGCTGGCACAGTGTGTTCTGGTTTCTGACCGCGGTGGGCGTGTTGCTGTGGGTCGCCAATTACAAGCTCCTGCCCGAAACCCTGCACCTCACGCAACGTCAGCCGCTCAAGGTCAGCAATCTGCTGCAGGGCTACTGGCAGCTCGGGCTCGACCCGCGCTTTTTGCTGCTGGCGCTGGCCAGTGGCGTGCCGTTCAACGGCATGTTTTTGTACGTCTTGTCGGCGCCGGCTTTTTTGGGTGGGATTTTGGGTTTGGCGCCGACGCAGTTTTTCTGGTTTTTTGTACTCACCATCAGCGGCATCATGGGCGGCGCCTGGGTCAGCGGCCGCATGGCGGGCAAACTGGCGCCCAAGCAGCAAATCAAGTACGGTTTGTTGATCATGCTGCTGATCGCCAGCCTGAATCTGGTGGCCAACTGGCTTTTCAAGGCGCACGTGGCGTGGTCGCTGTTCCCGATTGCCATCTTCGCCTTTGGCTGGGCCATGATGGTGCCGGTGATCACCCTGCTGGTGCTCGATCTGCATCCGGAGCGTCGTGGCATGGCCTCAAGCTTGCAGGCCTTTATTGCCTCCTCGGCCAATGGACTGGTGGCCGGTCTCATTGCGCCGCTGGTGATGCATTCAGCCGTGTCACTGGCTGTCGCTTCTCTAAGCATGATGTGTGTCGGTCTGTTCGCCTGGCTCTATCTGCACCGCCGCTGGCCCGATATTGGCCGGGTGGTGGAACATCCGGCGCATTGACCGCCACCGGCCCACCTGTCAGGGCGAACCCACTGGCGTGACGCGCTGGAATTGCTGGTCTGAGTCCTTGAAAAAATCCACCAGGAAATCGACCATCGCCCGCACCTTGGGCGCCAGATTGCGACCGCTGGGGTAGCTGGCGAACAGGGGCACGGGTTCCACATGGTGCCAATCGGTCAGGATCGGCACCAGCTCCCGGCGGGCGATGGCCGCACTGACGATGACGTTGGTCAGACGCGTGATACCCACCCCCGCCACCGCCAGTTGCAACACGGTTTCGGCATTGTTGGCCACGACATTGCCGCCGATGTGCACCACGCGGATGCCATCTTCGGTGTCAAAAGGCCAGCGCCGCAGTGCGGGCAGGTTCGAAATCCACAGGCAGTTGTGCCGCTGCAAATCGTCCGGCGTGCGCGGCGTGCCATGCAGCGCCAGATAGCTCGGGGCGGCGCAGATCACCCGCTCCAGCGTGCAAATGCGCCGCGCCACCATGGAGGAGTCGTCCAGTGGTCCGGTGCGGATCGTCAGGTCGATGCCTTCCTTCATGTCCGCAGGCGGCCGATCGCTGATGGTGATGTCCAATTGCACATCTGGATAAAGAGCCTGGAAATGCGGGATGGTGCGTGCCAGTTGGTGCATGCCAAAGGCCGTTCCACATTGCAGGCGCAGCAAGCCACGCGGGCTCAATCCGGCCTGACTGACCTCGGCCTCGGCTTCATCCATGGCCAGCAGAATCGGGCGCGCACGCGCGTAGAAAGCCTCGCCTTCGCTGGTCAGTTGCAAGCGGCGGGTGGTGCGTTGCAGCAGTCGTGCGCCCAATCGGTCTTCAAGCCGCGTCACCAATTTGGACAAGGCCGATGGTGTCAGACCGATCTCGCGCGCGGCGGCGGTAAACCCACCGGTTTCGACGGCGCGGACAAAAGCGGTCATCTCGGCGGAACGGTCCATGGCGCGATTATGGACGAATATTCATCAATGTTTGTCCATGAACACTGATTGTCATTGAGTCAACATGTAATTACAGTTCACTTCATGAAATGTTGCGTCGCAACATGAAAAGGAAAAAATCATGACTTCCATTCAAAGGTCTGAAATTGAGCAATATGCCGGTGAACTCCGGGCCCAGGAAATTCAGCGCGTTGAGCGCACGATTGCTGCCGCCTTGGGCGCCGGCCTGGTCGCGTTCAGCGAGTTGCTGCGGCCCCTGTTCAGCTGGAATCCGCAACGAGCGAAGTCCACTGACAAAGTTTGATCAGGGTTGTGGGTGCGCCTAAGGGTTTTTTGGCGCGCCTTGCAAAACCAGGTCAATCCGGCGCTGAATCCGGCTGGCTGACTGAGGGTCCTGTGCATCACCCGCGCGTTTGAGTTGCACACCCAGCCAGGCCAGCAGCGGGCGACGCCAGCCCTGGCTCGATGCGGTATCGGTGGCACGGGCGATGTCGGCGCCGGTCAGGCGGCTGCTTTGCAGCAGTGCACCGGCAGCGATCAGGCGTGACAAGGGGTCTTCAATGGCGGCCAGCGCACTGGGTTGCGGGTCGGACGGCTGCTTGGCCGCCGCCGTCAAAACGATGGCACGGTACGGTACCGGTAGCCGCGCCACATCCAGGTCGCGCCACTGGCCGGTCAAGAATGCCGCATAAGCCTGCTCGTCAGGGCTCGCCTCGGCGGCCAGCGTTTGATAACCGGCACATTGATCCAATTCCAGGCTGGCCAGGCGCACCGCGCAGCGCGTCAGTTCGGCGCGCGCCAGCAGGTCGGCGCGGCCCGTGCTCGCGATCTCGGACTTGGCGCGCGCAAACTCAAAATCGGCCAGTCGCGTGTTGCCTTTCAGGTAAGCCGCTGAAAAATCCTTGAGCGCGGCAAAGGCATTGGTTTGCCAGTCGGGAGGCACCGGCTTGCTGGCGCAGGCGCTCAAGAGCAGGGCGCTCAGCAGGGTGATCCAGTGACTGGCGCTGGTCTGGTGCTGGCTTGGATGTGTTCGTTTGGTTGAAGTCATTTTTTTGTCTGATTGATTTGGATTCATTACTTTCAATCTTTTTACGCTTGACGATTCCATCGGCCGTGGCCTTTGCTGGGCTTCAATTCTTAACTTTCTTTTCCCCCACTCACTCCCCCCGCCCTCTCCCGCCCCGCCGGGCGGAAGAGGGAGCCAACAGCCCCATTTGGCCGCGTCCTTTACGGTGGGAAATAAACGCTCGGCCGCACGCTGGCCTCAAAGTGGCGGTAACTCATGAACCGGCCGATCCCGTCAATTGAAGGCTGGCGGCCAAACCAAGACTGCAAACCAGCGCAGCATCTGCCTGGGTGATCAGCCTGTCAATGCCATGGCGAAACTTTGAGGCCAGCGCACCATCAAGAAACAAATTTCCCACCATTAAAGAGTTGGCCAAATGGGGCTGTTAGCTCCCCTTTCCGCCCCGGCGGGGGCGGAGAGGGGCTGGGGGAGAGGGGGGGAATACAGACATCAAAAGAACATTAACAATCAAAAACCAGATAACGAGAAAAAACGTCAGGGCAATTTAATCTCCGTATCCCGCGCAAAAGGCCATTTGCGGTTCACCTCTTCCACCAGTTGCGTCACCTTGCGCAGGCTGATCTCGACCTCGGCGCGCAGCGCACCCAGGTCGGCGCTGGCAACGCGCGCATTGGCGCCCACGGCCTGGGCCTCGGCCAGCACCGCATCGACTTTTTTCAGGCTGGCGCGGGCGTCGGTCAAGACGCCGGTGAGCTCCCGAATTGCCACCTGCGAGCCATCGACGGCAGCCTGGGTGCTGTCCATCACGCCCTTGGCGCCAAAAATGCGTTGATCGGCCTTGGCCAGCAGCGCGTTGGTCTGGTCCAGCGTGGCGATGATTTTTTTGGCGTTGTCTTCGCTGCCCATCACGCCGCTGAGTAGCCCATAGCGGCCGGTCAAGCGCTCGCTGACTGTTTTCAGGTTACTCAGGCTGGTGTTGATATTGGACTCCGGCCCGGTCATGTTCTCCAGGTTTTCCAGCAGCGTGCGGGTCGACGCCACGATGCGGGGGATTTCGGCGTTGGTGTCGCCGCGCAGCACGGTGCGCTCCGCGTTGGCCGGCAAGGGCGGGTCGCTCAGAATGCCACTGAAGGCGCGCAGGTGGGTTTCGCCCACCATGCTGCGTTCCATGGTGAAGATGCTTGATGTACGCAGCCAGGGCGCGTCCTTGAGAGGCACGTCAATCACCATGCGCGCCTTGCCGTCCAAGGCCAGCTCGATGCGCCGCACGCGGCCGATGGGAAAGCCCGAGAAGGTGAGATCCATGCCGACGAGCACACCTTCGGAGTCGTCGGCCACCAGCACCAGCTGCTGGGTTTTCTCGAACACGCCGCGCGCGTACATCACGTACAGCAAAAAACCGCAGATCAGGGCCGTGACCAGGACCAGCAGCATGATGGCCCTGAACTCGACGTGGGCGATGGTTGCCGGGGTCGGCGCGGCGGGTGGCGATGAGGGTGGCGATTGTGGTTCCATACGATGTGAGCTTAGATGTACTTGATCACCAGCGAGGCGGCCTCGATCAACAAGAGGACCAAAAACAGGCGCGCGGCACCGGGCTGCACACCGTTGGCGCTGGTGTTGTCACGCGCCGCTTCCAGACTGGCGGCCATCGGCACCACGGCCACGGCCAGACTGAAGAAAACAGTTTTGAGGGCAAAGCCCAGTGTGACGGACAGATCGAACACATGGCCGACGGTGCGCGTGTAGCCCGGCAGCCCCCAGGGCGACAAGCCATAGACGATGAGATAGGCCAGCACCAGCACAATCACGCTGTTGATCATGGCCAGCGTCAGGACCGAGAAGGCGCCCGCCAGCACACGCGGCACCACGTCAGCGCGCAGGCGGGTGAGGCTCAGGGGCGCACTTGGGTCAAAGGGGCTCGGTCGGGCGTTGGTTTGCGCGCCCGCGTTGAACGTCATCCCGGCGCGCAGCGCGACAAACAGGGCCGCCGACAGCGGAATGAGCTCCAGCACCAGCACCCGCACCACCATCTGCAGGGCGTATTGCGACAGGCCGTAGTTCAGCGCCGTGACCACCACGATGCGGATCAGCACCAGGCTGAACAGGGCGGCCATGGCCGTGAACCAGGGCAACACCTGCCAGGTGCTGGCGTAGATATGGCGCGACGTGATGGCGCGGTTGATGCGGTTGTAGGTCGAAGGCGACAGGGCCAGCACCAGCACGATGGCGCCGAGGTGAATCATCTGCCACCAACTGGCCGCCCCGCGCAGCAAGGCCCGGCCCCAGGCGGCGCTGTCAAGGTGGGCGTAAGAGCGGGTCGGCATGGCCGGATGATAACGAGCCGAACGTGGAAGCGAATCGACAAGACGCAAGCCAGGTAATTCACTATACTGTTGTTTTATACAGTTAATTGCCCTTGATTTTCAGTGATTGCTCATGCTGCCGAGTTCCTTGTCTGTTGCCTCTCTTGACTTTGGCGCCGCCGTCTGGCGTGCCGATGCGCTGGCCTGCGCTGGCGGAGCCACGGTTGCCAGCGGCCATGGCGCGCTGGACGCCGAGTTGCCCGGGGGTGGCTGGCCACTGGGGGCGATCAGCGAAATCCTGCAGCCGCCCGGTGTTTGCCAGGAGTGGCGCCTGTTGCTGCCGGCGTTGACGCGAACCTGCGGCCCGGTGGTGCTGGTGGGCCCGCCACAGGTGCCGTTTGGCCCCGGGCTGGCGGCGCAGGGCCTGGATGCCCGGCGGCTGTTGTGGGTTGGCGCCGCTGCGCCTGCGGCGCGCCTGTGGGCGACCGAGCAGGCCTTGCGCTGTGCCGAGGTGGCGGCGGTGCTGGCCTGGTTGCCGCAGGTGCGCACTGAGCAGCTGCGGCGTTTGCAACTCGCCGCCCAGACCCACAGCAAGCTCTTGTTTGTGCTGCGACCGGCGGCGGCGCAAAGTGAGTCCTCGCCCGCCGTGCTGCGCCTGCTGCTGGTTCGTGCCTCTAGCGCCGGTGTGGCGCCAGACGCCTTGCGGGTGCAGATTCTCAAGCGGCGCGGCGCGCCGCTGGCGCGCACCTTGGTGCTGAGCGCCCGCCCTGCCAGCCTGGCGGTGCTGCTGGCTTTGCGGGGTGACAACCCAGGGCCTGGTCAGCAGCTTGTGGCCAGGGAGGAGGCCGGTCATGCACTGGATTGCCTTGCGGCCGGGGCCTGAGGCCGATGTTGATCCCGATGCGATACCCGCCTTGGGTGGCTGGGCGCTGCAGTACACGCCCAAGGTCGCGCGGCTGGATGATGCGCTGCTGCTGGAGGTGTCGGCCAGTGAGCGCCTGTGGGGTGGCTGGCGCGCGCTCCTGCGCCAAATTTATACATCAAATAAGCCGGTAGCCACCGTCCAGTATGCGCGAGGCGCTACTTCTTTAATAGCGTATGCGCGGCTCCAGGACAAGACCTTGGCACGCACGAGTCCTGACGATCTGCCGCTGCACACGCTGGCGGCGGCCCGGCCCCATCTGGCCACGTTAGAGCGGCTCGGCTGCAACCATTGGGGCCAGTTGCGCGCCCTGCCCCGGGGCGGTGTGGCACGGCGCTTTGGCGCGCCCCTGCTGGCGGCGCTGGACCGGGCCTACGGCCTGCAGCCCGAGCTCTACCCGTGGCTGGCGCTGCCCGATGTGTTCGATGTCACGCTGGCGCTGGGCGCCCAGGTCGAAACCGCTCCGGCGCTGCTGTTTGGCGCACGCCGCTTGTTCCAGCAGTTGCAGTTGTGGCTGCAGCTGCGCCATCGGGGCGTGCTGGCGCTGGAGTTGTGCTGGAGCATGGACGCCCGGCGCAACACCGCGACCCAGGGTCAACTGCCGCTGCGCAGTGCCGAGCCGAGCGCGGACATGGCCCATCTGTTGCGCCTGGCGGGCGAGCAGCTGGCCCGCGTGACCTTGCCCGCGCCGGTGCACGCCCTGCGATTGCGCACGCTGGAGACGCAAAAACTGGCGGGTGAAACGGCCAGTTTGTTGCCCGATGCGCGCCGCTCCGGTGACAGTCTGCAGCAGTTGCTGGAGCGTCTGAGCGCCCGCCTGGGCGCGCAACAGGTGCTGCAGATGCAGCCCTGTGACGAGCACCGGCCGGAAAAAATGCAAGTCTGGCAAGCTGCGGTCAATGCTTCACAATTGATAGCTACTTGCGAAGGAAGGACGGGGGCTAGAGGCCTAAAAGATATATACAGCTCGGCGCTGTATCCGACCTGGCTGCTGGCCACACCGCGCCAGCTCGCGGTGCACCAGAAGCGTCCCCACGACCTGGGCCCGTTGACGCTGGTGGCCGGTCCGCAGCGGCTTGAGGCTGGCTGGTGGGTGGCAGATGACTGCGCCTTGCGCGACTATTTTCTGGCCCGCAGCGAGCAGTCTGGCTTGTTGTGGGTTTACCGCGAGCGCCTGAGCGGGCAGGGCGCAGCCGTCAATGCCGACCCGCAATGGTATTTGCATGGCTTGTTCGCTTGAAACGGTCGTGCCCGCGACTGAGCCGGCCTCCGTGCCGGCCTATTGCGAGTTGCATTGCCTGTCCAACTTCAGCTTTGGGCGCGGTGCCTCGCACCCGGAAGAGCTGGTCGCGCGTGCGGCAGCCCTGGGTTACGCGGCGCTGGCCCTGACCGACGAGTGCTCGGTGGCGGGCGTGGTGCGCGCGCATACCGAGGCGAAAAAACTGGGTTTGAAGTTGCTGCCCGGGGCCGAGTTTGCGGTGACGCAGGCTGATGGGGCCGGCGGCGGCGCGCTTGAGGCCGGTTTTCGGCTGGTGGCGCTGCCGCACGATCTGCAGGCCTGGGGCGACCTGTGCGAGTTCATCACCCAGGCGCGCCGGGCCGCGCCCAAAGGCCAGTATCGGCTGCTCTGGCAGGACGCCCCCTGGGCGCTGCTGGGCGGTTGCGAGGTCTTGCTGGGGCTGCCGTCTGCTCTTCATTTCGAAGCTGCTTGCGCAATAACGACGAGGGCTAGAGCCCTGTTTGGCTCAAATTTGTGGCTGCTGGTCGAGTTGCTGCTGGCGCCTGATGACACGCTGCAGGGGCAGCGGCTGCAACAACTGGCCCGTCTCACCGGCGTGCCGCTGGTGGCGGCCGGCAACGTGCACATGCATGTGCGCTCGCGCAAGCCGCTGCAGGATGTGCTCAGCGCCGTGCGGCTGGGCCAGCCGGTGTTTGACTGCGGCCGCGCGCTGCAGCCCAACGCCGAAGCGCACCTGCGCTCGCGCCAGCGCCTGGCCGCCATTTATTCGCCCGACGTGCTCGCCAACACGCTCACCGTGGCGGCACGCTGCACCTTCAGCCTTGATGAGTTGCGCTACCAGTACCCGCTGGAGACGGTGCTTGAGGGCTTGTCAGCGGCGCAAACCCTGCGCCGCTACGCCGCCGAGGGCGCGCTCAATCGCTACCCGCAGGGCACGCCGGCATCTGTGCAGCAGCAGCTCGACCACGAGCTGGCGCTGATCACGGAACTCCACTTTGAGATGTATTTTTTGACCGTGCACGACATCGTTCGCTTTGCGCGCAGCCGCCACATCCTGTGCCAGGGCCGCGGCTCGGCCGCCAACTCGGCGGTTTGCTACTGCCTGGGCGTGACCGAGGTGGATCCTTCGCGCATGAACATGCTGTTTGAGCGTTTCATCTCCAGGGAGCGCAACGAGCCCCCTGATATCGACGTCGATTTTGAGCACCAGCGGCGCGAAGAGGTGATCCAGTACATCTACGCCAAGTATGGACGTGAGCGCGCCGCTTTGAGCGCCGTGGTCATCAGCTACCGTCCGCGCAGTGCCTTGCGCGATGTGGGGCGCGCGCTGGCTGTTCCCGAGGCGCTGATCAGCGCGCTGGCCAAAGAGCATCCCGGCATGTACAGCCGCACGGTGCTGGTTGAGCGGCTGCAGTCAGCGCTGGCGCTGCTGGCGGCAGACGTGGCGCCACCCGCTGAATGCCTGCAGCTTTGGCTCGATCTGAGCACCCAGTTGCAGCGTTTCCCGCGCCACCTGAGCCAGCATCCGGGCGGCTTTGTGCTCACCCGCGGCAAACTCACCCGGCTGGTGCCGGTGGAGAACGCCGCCATGCCGGAGCGCAGCATCATCCAGTGGGACAAGGATGATCTGGACGCCATGGGGCTGCTCAAGGTGGACGTGCTGGCGCTGGGCATGCTCAGCGCCATCCGCCGCTGCCTGGACCTCATCAGCGTGCAGCGCGGCACGCCGTTTTCAATGCAGGACATCCCTCCGGAAGATCTGGCCACCTATGACATGATTTGCCAGGCCGACACCGTGGGCGTGTTCCAGATCGAGAGTCGCGCGCAGATGAGCATGTTGCCGCGCTTGAAACCGCGTTGCTTTTACGATCTGGTGGTGGAGGTCGCGATCGTGCGCCCGGGGCCGATTCAGGGCGGCATGGTGCACCCCTACCTGAAAGCGCGCGAGCACCCCGAGCAGGTGCCATACCCCAGCCCGGCCCTGCAAGAAGTTCTGAAACGCACGCTGGGCGTGCCTATTTTTCAGGAGCAGGTGATGCAGATCGCCATGGCGGCGGCTGACTTTTCAGCTGGTGAGTCCGACAGCCTGCGCCGCTCCATGGCGGCCTGGAAGCGCCAGGGCGGTGTCCACAAGTTTTACGACCGCCTGGTCGGCGGCATGCTGAAGAACGGCTATAGCCTTGAGTTCGCCGAGCAGATCTTCAAGCAGATCGAAGGCTTTGGCGAATACGGCTTTCCCGAGAGCCACGCCGCCAGCTTTGCCCTGCTGGTGTATGTGAGCAGCTGGCTCAAACGCCATCAGCCCGCCTGTTTTCTGGCCGCCCTGCTCAACAGCCAGCCGCTGGGCTTTTACAGCCCGTCGCAACTGGTGCAGGACGCGCAGCGCCATGGCGTCGGGGTGCGCCCGGTCGACGTGACCCGCAGTGACTGGGATTGCACGCTGGAGCCAGCGAAGTCAACCAAGCTTTTGGGCTCAGACCCCAATAGCGGTGCCGCTCAATTACCAGACGTGTGCAGATCGCCCTTCGTGCGCCTCGGTCTGCGCCAGGTCAGCGGTCTGTCTGAATCGGCCGCCCAGCGCATCGTGGCGGCGCGTGTTGAGGCCCCGTTCACCAGCACCGAAGACCTGGCCTTGCGCTGCGCGCT contains these protein-coding regions:
- a CDS encoding CopD family protein — its product is MLYTALKTVHLLSIIVWIGGMVFAQFFLRPALSQLESPQRIRLMQDVLGRFFDAVLVAAALTLGSGIWMIGRMARQMAQSGVKFNMPLEWMVMATLGLLMMLIFGHIRFVLFVRLSRAVTAAAWPAGGAVLASIRTWVMVNLVLGVLIVVVTLLGLSL
- a CDS encoding multidrug effflux MFS transporter; this translates as MNPDAQQLWRAPRWALAVLLAVLGMLGPFSIDTYIPAFSGIAQSLGATPVQMQQTLSAYLFGFAFMSLFHGAISDSVGRRPVVLWGLAAFTLASMGCALSQSIGQLVFFRAVQGLTTGAGIVVSRAVVRDMFAPAQAQKVMSQITIYFGVAPAIAPIIGGTLFVHLGWHSVFWFLTAVGVLLWVANYKLLPETLHLTQRQPLKVSNLLQGYWQLGLDPRFLLLALASGVPFNGMFLYVLSAPAFLGGILGLAPTQFFWFFVLTISGIMGGAWVSGRMAGKLAPKQQIKYGLLIMLLIASLNLVANWLFKAHVAWSLFPIAIFAFGWAMMVPVITLLVLDLHPERRGMASSLQAFIASSANGLVAGLIAPLVMHSAVSLAVASLSMMCVGLFAWLYLHRRWPDIGRVVEHPAH
- a CDS encoding LysR family transcriptional regulator, with the translated sequence MDRSAEMTAFVRAVETGGFTAAAREIGLTPSALSKLVTRLEDRLGARLLQRTTRRLQLTSEGEAFYARARPILLAMDEAEAEVSQAGLSPRGLLRLQCGTAFGMHQLARTIPHFQALYPDVQLDITISDRPPADMKEGIDLTIRTGPLDDSSMVARRICTLERVICAAPSYLALHGTPRTPDDLQRHNCLWISNLPALRRWPFDTEDGIRVVHIGGNVVANNAETVLQLAVAGVGITRLTNVIVSAAIARRELVPILTDWHHVEPVPLFASYPSGRNLAPKVRAMVDFLVDFFKDSDQQFQRVTPVGSP
- a CDS encoding MlaD family protein: MEPQSPPSSPPAAPTPATIAHVEFRAIMLLVLVTALICGFLLYVMYARGVFEKTQQLVLVADDSEGVLVGMDLTFSGFPIGRVRRIELALDGKARMVIDVPLKDAPWLRTSSIFTMERSMVGETHLRAFSGILSDPPLPANAERTVLRGDTNAEIPRIVASTRTLLENLENMTGPESNINTSLSNLKTVSERLTGRYGLLSGVMGSEDNAKKIIATLDQTNALLAKADQRIFGAKGVMDSTQAAVDGSQVAIRELTGVLTDARASLKKVDAVLAEAQAVGANARVASADLGALRAEVEISLRKVTQLVEEVNRKWPFARDTEIKLP
- a CDS encoding MlaE family ABC transporter permease, with amino-acid sequence MPTRSYAHLDSAAWGRALLRGAASWWQMIHLGAIVLVLALSPSTYNRINRAITSRHIYASTWQVLPWFTAMAALFSLVLIRIVVVTALNYGLSQYALQMVVRVLVLELIPLSAALFVALRAGMTFNAGAQTNARPSPFDPSAPLSLTRLRADVVPRVLAGAFSVLTLAMINSVIVLVLAYLIVYGLSPWGLPGYTRTVGHVFDLSVTLGFALKTVFFSLAVAVVPMAASLEAARDNTSANGVQPGAARLFLVLLLIEAASLVIKYI
- the imuA gene encoding translesion DNA synthesis-associated protein ImuA; translation: MLPSSLSVASLDFGAAVWRADALACAGGATVASGHGALDAELPGGGWPLGAISEILQPPGVCQEWRLLLPALTRTCGPVVLVGPPQVPFGPGLAAQGLDARRLLWVGAAAPAARLWATEQALRCAEVAAVLAWLPQVRTEQLRRLQLAAQTHSKLLFVLRPAAAQSESSPAVLRLLLVRASSAGVAPDALRVQILKRRGAPLARTLVLSARPASLAVLLALRGDNPGPGQQLVAREEAGHALDCLAAGA
- a CDS encoding error-prone DNA polymerase, translated to MACSLETVVPATEPASVPAYCELHCLSNFSFGRGASHPEELVARAAALGYAALALTDECSVAGVVRAHTEAKKLGLKLLPGAEFAVTQADGAGGGALEAGFRLVALPHDLQAWGDLCEFITQARRAAPKGQYRLLWQDAPWALLGGCEVLLGLPSALHFEAACAITTRARALFGSNLWLLVELLLAPDDTLQGQRLQQLARLTGVPLVAAGNVHMHVRSRKPLQDVLSAVRLGQPVFDCGRALQPNAEAHLRSRQRLAAIYSPDVLANTLTVAARCTFSLDELRYQYPLETVLEGLSAAQTLRRYAAEGALNRYPQGTPASVQQQLDHELALITELHFEMYFLTVHDIVRFARSRHILCQGRGSAANSAVCYCLGVTEVDPSRMNMLFERFISRERNEPPDIDVDFEHQRREEVIQYIYAKYGRERAALSAVVISYRPRSALRDVGRALAVPEALISALAKEHPGMYSRTVLVERLQSALALLAADVAPPAECLQLWLDLSTQLQRFPRHLSQHPGGFVLTRGKLTRLVPVENAAMPERSIIQWDKDDLDAMGLLKVDVLALGMLSAIRRCLDLISVQRGTPFSMQDIPPEDLATYDMICQADTVGVFQIESRAQMSMLPRLKPRCFYDLVVEVAIVRPGPIQGGMVHPYLKAREHPEQVPYPSPALQEVLKRTLGVPIFQEQVMQIAMAAADFSAGESDSLRRSMAAWKRQGGVHKFYDRLVGGMLKNGYSLEFAEQIFKQIEGFGEYGFPESHAASFALLVYVSSWLKRHQPACFLAALLNSQPLGFYSPSQLVQDAQRHGVGVRPVDVTRSDWDCTLEPAKSTKLLGSDPNSGAAQLPDVCRSPFVRLGLRQVSGLSESAAQRIVAARVEAPFTSTEDLALRCALEAGDLKALASADALASLSGHRRQQVWDAAAQQNAPGLLRAVPVAEAALQLPAASEGEEVIFDYAALGLTLRSHPLLLLREQLSKMRLMTAAQLRDLPNGRLARACGIVTMRQQPQTAKGVIFVTLEDETGQVNVIVWKSLKERQRPALLRSRLLAVYGTWQRDVESGGDVCHLIAGHLQDLTPLLGGLTTQSREFC